A single genomic interval of Streptomyces graminofaciens harbors:
- a CDS encoding dienelactone hydrolase family protein — MNIMLFHSIYGLRPAVRAAADRLRAAGHEVWTPDLFEGRTFETVEEGMAYNQQTGKEELLKRAVLAAAPYSDRGLVYAGFSLGAATAQTLALGDNNARGLLLLHGTSDIAANATVDDLPVQLHVAEPDPFETDDWLSAWYLQMRRAGADVEVYRYAGAGHLYTDPDLPDYDEEAAEATWAVALGFLESL; from the coding sequence ATGAACATCATGCTCTTCCACTCGATCTACGGTCTGCGCCCGGCCGTGCGTGCCGCGGCGGACCGGCTGCGTGCCGCGGGACACGAGGTGTGGACCCCCGACCTCTTCGAGGGCCGCACGTTCGAGACGGTCGAGGAGGGCATGGCCTACAACCAGCAGACAGGGAAGGAAGAGCTGCTCAAGCGGGCCGTTCTGGCGGCGGCCCCCTACTCGGACCGGGGGCTCGTCTACGCCGGGTTCTCGCTCGGCGCCGCGACCGCGCAGACCCTGGCGCTCGGCGACAACAACGCCCGTGGCCTGCTGCTTCTGCACGGTACGTCCGACATCGCGGCGAACGCGACCGTGGACGACCTGCCCGTCCAGCTGCATGTCGCCGAGCCCGACCCGTTCGAGACGGACGACTGGCTGAGCGCCTGGTATCTCCAGATGCGCAGGGCGGGCGCCGACGTGGAGGTCTACAGATACGCCGGAGCCGGTCACCTCTACACCGACCCCGACCTGCCCGACTACGACGAGGAGGCCGCCGAGGCCACCTGGGCGGTGGCGCTCGGCTTCCTCGAATCCCTCTGA
- a CDS encoding TraR/DksA family transcriptional regulator, protein MVAKKTAVQQSASGRSTAASGDASVSGTGAAITGVKGAGKRAVAEASVAKKGAVRKSVAKKATASKASSPKGKDEKERAEAEGVSGTGQGRTGKGLSERNTAGEGAVEGREAEERAPAQEGTRTRASAKGAGGKGAVKKSTGTKSTVKKAGAAEAAETTGATTVVAKNTPGTATAAKKPSAVPKARPSAAEPGELAVRPGEDPWTPAEVAEARTGLTAEALRLRTELEASEQSLSGLMRDSGDGAGDDQADTGAKNITREHELALAANAREMLDQTERALHRLDSGTYGLCENCGKAIGKARMQAFPRATLCVECKQKQERR, encoded by the coding sequence ATGGTGGCGAAGAAGACCGCCGTACAGCAGTCGGCGTCCGGCAGATCCACGGCGGCCTCCGGCGACGCGAGTGTCTCCGGGACCGGTGCGGCCATCACCGGGGTGAAGGGAGCCGGGAAGAGGGCCGTCGCTGAGGCGAGCGTGGCGAAGAAGGGCGCCGTGAGGAAAAGCGTGGCCAAGAAGGCGACGGCTTCGAAAGCGTCCTCCCCGAAGGGGAAGGACGAAAAGGAACGGGCCGAGGCGGAGGGCGTGTCCGGGACCGGGCAGGGCCGCACCGGGAAGGGCCTCTCGGAGCGGAACACCGCCGGTGAGGGGGCCGTCGAGGGGCGCGAGGCCGAAGAGAGAGCCCCCGCTCAGGAGGGCACGAGGACGCGCGCGTCCGCGAAGGGCGCCGGCGGCAAGGGCGCGGTCAAGAAGAGCACCGGCACGAAGAGCACGGTCAAGAAGGCGGGCGCGGCCGAGGCCGCCGAGACGACGGGAGCCACGACGGTGGTTGCTAAGAACACTCCTGGCACGGCCACGGCGGCGAAGAAGCCCTCCGCGGTACCCAAGGCACGGCCCTCGGCGGCGGAGCCCGGCGAGCTCGCGGTACGCCCCGGTGAGGACCCCTGGACCCCCGCGGAGGTCGCGGAGGCCCGTACGGGACTTACGGCCGAGGCGCTTCGGCTACGGACCGAGCTGGAGGCCTCCGAACAGTCCCTCTCGGGCCTGATGCGGGACTCCGGGGACGGCGCGGGCGACGACCAGGCCGACACCGGGGCCAAGAACATCACGCGTGAGCACGAGCTGGCGCTCGCCGCCAACGCGCGCGAGATGCTCGACCAGACCGAGCGCGCCCTGCACCGGCTCGACTCGGGCACGTACGGGCTCTGTGAGAACTGCGGCAAAGCCATCGGAAAGGCGCGTATGCAGGCCTTCCCCCGGGCCACTCTGTGCGTCGAGTGCAAGCAGAAGCAGGAACGCCGATAG
- a CDS encoding RluA family pseudouridine synthase: protein MSTIPEIRTLPVPDGLEGERVDAAISRMFGFSRTKAAELAAAGKVTVDGSVVGKSERVHGGAWLEVEMPQAPAPVQVVAEPVEGMEIVHDDDDVVVIVKPVGVAAHPSPGWSGPTVIGGLAAAGYRISTSGAAERQGIVHRLDVGTSGLMAVAKSEYAYTFLKRQFKERTVDKRYHALVQGHPDPTSGTIDAPIGRHPNHDYKWAVTAEGKPSVTHYDLVEAFRAASLLDIKLETGRTHQIRVHMSAHRHPCVGDLTYGADPTLAKRLGLTRQWLHAVRLGFEHPGDGSWVEFESDYPADLQKALDQVREETYA from the coding sequence GTGAGCACGATTCCCGAGATCCGTACCCTGCCCGTGCCCGACGGCCTGGAGGGCGAGCGCGTCGACGCCGCCATCTCCCGCATGTTCGGCTTCTCCCGTACCAAGGCGGCCGAGCTCGCCGCCGCGGGGAAGGTCACGGTCGACGGGTCGGTGGTCGGCAAGTCGGAGCGGGTGCACGGCGGGGCCTGGCTGGAGGTCGAGATGCCGCAGGCGCCCGCGCCCGTGCAGGTCGTCGCCGAGCCCGTCGAGGGCATGGAGATCGTGCACGACGACGATGACGTGGTCGTGATCGTCAAGCCGGTCGGCGTGGCCGCGCACCCCAGCCCCGGCTGGTCCGGGCCGACCGTCATCGGCGGGCTCGCCGCAGCCGGGTACCGCATCTCGACGTCCGGCGCCGCCGAGCGCCAGGGCATCGTGCACCGCCTCGACGTGGGCACCTCGGGCCTGATGGCGGTCGCCAAGTCGGAGTACGCGTACACGTTCCTGAAGCGGCAGTTCAAGGAGCGGACGGTCGACAAGCGATACCACGCGCTGGTCCAGGGCCACCCCGACCCCACGAGCGGCACCATCGACGCGCCCATCGGCCGGCACCCGAACCACGACTACAAGTGGGCGGTCACCGCCGAGGGCAAGCCCTCCGTCACGCACTACGACCTGGTCGAGGCCTTCCGCGCCGCCTCCCTGCTCGACATCAAGCTGGAGACCGGGCGCACGCACCAGATCCGCGTCCACATGTCCGCGCACCGGCACCCGTGCGTGGGCGACCTGACGTACGGCGCCGACCCGACGCTCGCCAAGCGCCTCGGCCTGACCCGCCAGTGGCTGCACGCCGTGCGGCTCGGCTTCGAGCACCCCGGTGACGGGAGCTGGGTCGAGTTCGAGAGCGATTACCCCGCGGATCTGCAGAAGGCCCTGGACCAGGTGCGGGAGGAGACGTACGCGTGA
- a CDS encoding GNAT family N-acetyltransferase: MSPEPVAYAVRVVEDPADREACFAVRKEVFVVEQGVPEDLEYDAYDAVAVHVLAVRDDGVPLGAGRLLFGEAAAGKTGGAPGVGSLGRLAVVRAARGLGVGVALVRAVEGAARARGLTAVDLGAQTHATGFYERLGYVAYGAEFLDAGIPHRAMRRSL; this comes from the coding sequence GTGAGTCCGGAGCCCGTTGCGTACGCGGTGCGTGTCGTCGAGGATCCCGCCGACCGTGAGGCGTGTTTCGCGGTGCGCAAGGAGGTCTTCGTCGTCGAGCAGGGGGTTCCGGAGGACCTGGAGTACGACGCGTACGACGCCGTCGCCGTCCATGTGCTCGCCGTGCGGGACGACGGGGTGCCGCTCGGGGCGGGGCGGCTGCTGTTCGGGGAGGCCGCGGCCGGGAAGACCGGTGGGGCCCCGGGGGTCGGGTCGCTGGGGCGGCTCGCCGTCGTACGGGCCGCCCGTGGGCTCGGGGTCGGGGTCGCGCTGGTGCGGGCCGTCGAGGGGGCGGCGCGTGCGCGTGGGCTGACCGCGGTGGATCTGGGGGCGCAGACGCATGCGACGGGGTTCTACGAGCGGCTCGGGTATGTGGCGTACGGCGCCGAGTTCCTTGACGCGGGGATACCGCATCGGGCGATGCGGCGCTCTCTCTGA
- a CDS encoding alkaline phosphatase D family protein: MTSRRSHSSPNSPAPSRRTVVKAAAAGAVLAAPLAAASPASAAEAPAFLHGVASGDPLPDGVLLWTRVTPTAEAIPGSGLGPDTEVSWTVARDKAFTQVVAKGTTTARAASDHTVKADVRGLAPATDYWFRFSAGGTDSPAARTRTAPAADTATTGLRFGVVSCANWEGGYFSAYRHLAARGDLDAWLHLGDYIYEYGTGEYGTRDKVVRPHAPTHEILTLADYRVRHARYKTDPDLQALHAVAPVIAIWDDHEIANDAWSGGAENHTEGTEGTWAARQSAAKQAYFEWMPVRPAIAGTTYRRLRFGKLADLSLLDLRSFRSQQVGVGDGKVDDPDRTLTGRAQLDWLKAGLTASDTTWRLVGNSVMIAPFALGNLTADLFEPLAELLGLPTEGLALNPDQWDGYTDDRRELLAHLRSNSIRNTVFLTGDIHMAWANDVPVNAGTYPLSPSAATEFVVTSVTSDNLDDLVKVPEGTVSALASPLIRAANRHVHWVDTDRHGYGVLDITAERAQMDFYVLSDRTKADATSSWARSYRTRSGTQKVERTYDPV; the protein is encoded by the coding sequence GTGACCAGTCGAAGATCTCACTCCAGCCCCAACTCGCCCGCCCCGAGCCGCCGTACGGTCGTCAAGGCGGCCGCGGCCGGTGCCGTTCTCGCGGCACCGCTGGCCGCCGCGAGCCCGGCGAGCGCGGCCGAGGCCCCCGCGTTTCTGCACGGCGTCGCCTCGGGCGATCCACTGCCCGACGGTGTCCTGCTGTGGACCCGTGTGACGCCCACCGCCGAGGCGATACCCGGCTCCGGTCTCGGCCCGGACACCGAGGTGAGCTGGACCGTCGCCAGGGACAAGGCGTTCACGCAGGTCGTCGCCAAGGGCACGACCACCGCGAGGGCCGCCTCCGACCACACCGTCAAGGCCGACGTACGGGGCCTCGCGCCGGCCACCGACTACTGGTTCCGCTTCTCCGCCGGCGGCACCGACTCGCCCGCCGCCCGCACCCGGACCGCCCCGGCCGCCGACACCGCCACGACCGGCCTGCGCTTCGGCGTGGTCTCCTGCGCCAACTGGGAGGGCGGCTACTTCTCCGCCTACCGCCATCTGGCCGCGCGCGGCGACCTGGACGCCTGGCTGCATCTGGGCGACTACATCTACGAGTACGGCACCGGCGAGTACGGCACACGCGACAAGGTCGTACGCCCGCACGCGCCGACCCACGAGATCCTCACCCTCGCCGACTACCGCGTCCGGCACGCCCGTTACAAGACCGACCCCGACCTCCAGGCCCTGCACGCGGTCGCGCCGGTCATCGCGATCTGGGACGACCACGAGATCGCCAACGACGCCTGGTCGGGCGGCGCCGAGAACCACACCGAGGGCACGGAGGGCACCTGGGCGGCCCGTCAGTCGGCGGCCAAGCAGGCGTACTTCGAGTGGATGCCGGTGCGCCCGGCGATCGCGGGCACCACCTACCGCAGGCTGCGCTTCGGCAAGCTCGCCGACCTCTCCCTGCTCGATCTGCGCTCCTTCCGCTCCCAGCAGGTGGGCGTCGGCGACGGCAAGGTCGACGACCCGGACCGCACCCTGACCGGCCGGGCCCAACTCGACTGGCTGAAGGCCGGGTTGACGGCATCGGACACCACCTGGCGGCTGGTCGGCAACTCGGTGATGATCGCCCCCTTCGCCCTCGGCAACCTCACCGCCGACCTCTTCGAACCCCTCGCCGAACTGCTCGGCCTGCCGACGGAGGGCCTCGCTCTCAACCCCGACCAGTGGGACGGCTACACCGACGACCGCCGCGAACTCCTCGCCCACCTGCGGAGCAACTCGATCCGCAACACCGTCTTCCTCACCGGCGACATCCACATGGCCTGGGCCAACGACGTGCCGGTCAACGCCGGCACGTATCCGCTGTCGCCCTCCGCCGCCACCGAGTTCGTGGTCACCTCGGTCACCTCTGACAACCTCGACGACCTCGTCAAGGTCCCCGAGGGCACCGTCTCCGCGCTGGCCTCGCCGCTGATCCGCGCGGCCAACCGGCACGTCCACTGGGTCGACACGGACCGCCACGGCTACGGCGTCCTGGACATCACCGCCGAGCGCGCGCAGATGGACTTCTACGTCCTGTCCGACCGCACCAAGGCCGACGCGACCTCCTCCTGGGCCCGCTCGTACCGCACCCGCAGCGGAACCCAGAAGGTGGAGCGCACCTACGACCCCGTATGA
- a CDS encoding TetR/AcrR family transcriptional regulator: MLLELLRTPPPKEQARSARNRAAVLEAAARLFAEHGVEAVSMDQVAEAAGVGKGTLYRRFGDKSGLAAALLDARERVLQEAILFGPPPLGPGAAATERLAAFVDAYFDYLLENLTLIRTSETAAVGARYRIGAYRFWHRHTAILLDTTPDPEYTAHALLAALAAEHVAALLPELGEQRIRAGLVRLARSATQLPSP; the protein is encoded by the coding sequence ATGCTGCTGGAACTCCTGCGCACCCCGCCCCCGAAGGAGCAGGCGCGCTCGGCACGCAACCGTGCCGCCGTGCTGGAGGCTGCCGCTCGTCTGTTCGCCGAGCACGGGGTGGAAGCGGTCTCCATGGACCAGGTGGCCGAAGCGGCAGGCGTCGGCAAGGGCACCCTGTACCGCCGCTTCGGCGACAAGTCCGGGCTGGCCGCCGCACTCCTTGACGCCCGGGAGCGCGTACTGCAGGAGGCGATCCTGTTCGGCCCGCCACCGCTTGGCCCCGGAGCCGCCGCCACCGAGCGACTCGCCGCGTTCGTCGACGCCTATTTCGACTATCTGCTGGAGAACCTGACGCTCATCCGCACCTCGGAGACCGCCGCCGTCGGCGCCCGGTACCGGATCGGGGCCTACCGGTTCTGGCACCGTCACACAGCGATCCTGCTGGACACCACACCCGACCCCGAGTACACCGCCCACGCCCTGCTCGCCGCCCTGGCCGCCGAGCACGTGGCCGCACTCCTGCCGGAGCTCGGCGAACAACGGATACGGGCCGGCCTCGTCCGCCTGGCCCGCTCGGCGACGCAACTCCCCAGCCCCTAG
- a CDS encoding mechanosensitive ion channel family protein, producing the protein MENVLRPLIVIGGSVVLALLIGWAVDRLLRKVDERHSETPLWGLLRRGRVPFQLVLCTAALRTTYDEAQLLVEHRTAVGRALTLVLIGSTAWLIVRITAAIVETSYSRYASAHRDPARLRRVRTQVTLIMRVVAAVVGVVAAASMLLTFPAMRAAGASLLASAGILGIVAGIAAQSTLSNLFAGLQIAFGDMVRLGDVVVVEGEWGTVDEITLTFLTVRTWDERRITMPVSYFTAKPFENWSRGGAQMTGTVFLHVDHAAPLPAMREHLRDILRACPAWDGRHFDLTVTDSTPTTMELRAVVTAKDPDDLWTVRVTVREHLIRWLTDAHPYALPRVNTADAVLPPAHPNSVPHQDGTSQRTTRGRIHEAPRTPGRG; encoded by the coding sequence ATGGAGAACGTACTGCGTCCGCTGATCGTCATCGGCGGTTCGGTCGTGCTCGCTCTGCTTATCGGGTGGGCCGTGGACCGGCTGCTGCGCAAGGTCGACGAACGGCACAGCGAGACCCCACTGTGGGGTCTGCTGCGCCGCGGCCGTGTCCCCTTCCAGCTCGTGCTGTGCACGGCCGCCCTGAGAACCACCTATGACGAGGCACAGCTCCTCGTGGAGCACCGGACCGCCGTCGGCCGGGCCCTCACGCTGGTCCTCATCGGCTCCACGGCCTGGCTGATCGTGCGGATCACGGCCGCGATCGTGGAGACCTCGTACAGCCGGTACGCGAGCGCCCACCGCGACCCGGCCCGGCTCCGTCGCGTACGGACCCAGGTCACGCTGATCATGCGGGTGGTCGCGGCGGTCGTCGGTGTGGTGGCCGCGGCCTCCATGCTCCTCACCTTCCCGGCGATGCGCGCGGCCGGTGCCTCGCTGCTGGCCTCGGCGGGCATCCTGGGCATCGTCGCCGGCATCGCCGCGCAGTCCACGCTCAGCAACCTCTTCGCGGGGCTGCAGATCGCCTTCGGCGACATGGTGCGCCTCGGCGACGTGGTCGTGGTGGAGGGCGAGTGGGGCACGGTCGACGAGATCACGCTCACCTTCCTGACGGTGCGCACCTGGGACGAGCGCCGCATCACGATGCCCGTCTCCTACTTCACCGCCAAACCCTTCGAGAACTGGTCGCGCGGCGGTGCCCAGATGACCGGCACGGTCTTCCTGCACGTCGACCACGCCGCCCCGCTGCCCGCGATGCGCGAGCACCTCCGCGACATCCTGCGCGCCTGCCCCGCCTGGGACGGCCGCCACTTCGACCTGACGGTCACCGACTCGACGCCCACGACCATGGAGCTGCGGGCCGTGGTCACCGCCAAGGACCCGGACGACCTGTGGACGGTACGCGTCACCGTCCGCGAACACCTGATCCGGTGGCTGACCGACGCCCACCCGTACGCCCTCCCCCGCGTCAACACGGCCGACGCGGTCCTCCCCCCGGCCCACCCGAACTCCGTGCCCCACCAGGACGGCACCTCACAGCGCACGACACGGGGCCGCATACACGAGGCACCGAGAACGCCGGGCCGGGGCTGA
- the lspA gene encoding signal peptidase II, producing MAEAERIIGTPDIPEAAGAEPEQPARQAASAPEDGTEAAAGDAAARPRGKRRIAVLFGVAALAYALDLISKMVVVAKLEHHEPIEIVGDWLKFEAIRNAGAAFGFGEAFTIIFTVIAAIVIVVIARLARKLYSLPWAIALGLLLGGALGNLTDRIFRSPGVFEGAVVDFIAPKGFAVFNLADSAIVCGGILIVLLSFRGLDPDGTVHKD from the coding sequence GTGGCAGAGGCGGAGCGCATCATCGGTACGCCGGATATCCCAGAGGCGGCGGGAGCCGAGCCGGAGCAGCCCGCGCGGCAGGCGGCTTCCGCTCCCGAGGACGGTACCGAGGCGGCGGCCGGGGACGCGGCCGCGCGGCCGCGCGGCAAGCGGCGCATCGCCGTGCTGTTCGGGGTCGCGGCCCTGGCGTACGCCCTCGACCTGATCAGCAAGATGGTCGTGGTCGCGAAGCTCGAGCACCACGAGCCGATCGAGATCGTCGGCGACTGGCTCAAGTTCGAGGCGATCCGCAACGCGGGCGCGGCCTTCGGCTTCGGTGAGGCGTTCACGATCATCTTCACGGTGATCGCGGCGATCGTGATCGTGGTGATCGCCCGGCTGGCGCGCAAGCTCTACAGCCTGCCCTGGGCGATCGCGCTCGGTCTGCTGCTCGGTGGCGCGCTCGGCAACCTCACCGACCGGATCTTCCGCTCGCCCGGCGTCTTCGAGGGCGCGGTCGTCGACTTCATCGCGCCCAAGGGCTTCGCGGTGTTCAACCTCGCGGACTCGGCGATCGTGTGCGGCGGCATCCTGATCGTGCTGCTGTCCTTCCGGGGGCTCGACCCCGACGGGACCGTCCACAAGGACTGA
- the ileS gene encoding isoleucine--tRNA ligase yields the protein MTEPTYRQVPAQVDLPALEHAVLDFWREQKIFAKSLDQSEGRPEWVFYEGPPTANGMPGAHHIEARVFKDVFPRFRTMRGYHVARKAGWDCHGLPVELAVEKELGFSGKKDIEAFGIAEFNAKCRDSVLRHTDAFSELTTRMGYWVDLDDAYVTMDPEYIESVWWSLKEIFDKGLLVQDHRVAPWCPRCGTGLSDHELAQGYETVVDPSVYVRFPLTSGPLAGEAALLVWTTTPWTLVSNTAVAAHPEVTYVVATNGEEKIVVAEPLVAKALGEGWETTGQSFTGAEMERWTYQRPFELVEFPAEAHFVVNADYVTTEDGTGLVHQSPAFGEDDLKVCRGYGLPVVNPVRPDGTFEEDVPMVGGVFFKKADEKLTEDLQNRGLLFKHIPYEHSYPHCWRCHTALLYYAQPSWYIRTTAVKDRLLQENEKTNWFPDTVKHGRFGDWLNNNIDWALSRSRYWGTPLPIWRCEDDHLTCVGSRAELTELTGTDQSALDPHRPFIDDVTFACPQCEKTATRVPEVIDAWYDSGSMPFAQWGYPYKNKDLFESRYPAQFISEAIDQTRGWFYTLMAVGTLVFDKSSYENVVCLGHILAEDGRKMSKHLGNILQPIPLMDQHGADAVRWFMAAGGSPWAARRVGHGTIQEVVRKTLLTYWNTVAFQALYARTSNWAPSAADPAPADRPVLDRWLLSELHALTDQVTQALEAYDTQRAGKLLSAFVDDLSNWYVRRSRRRFWQGDKAALRTLHEVVETITKLMAPLTPFITERVWQDLIVPVSPGAPESVHLAAWPEADLSAIDPELSRQMVLVRRLVELGRATRAESGVKTRQPLSRALVAVTGFESLDPELHTQITEELNVSSLASLSEVGGSLVDTTAKANFRALGKRFGKRVQDVAKAVANADAAALSLALREGTASVEVDGETITLAPDEVIITETPREGWSVASDSGATVALDLEITEELRRAGLARDAIRLIQEARKNSGLDVADRVALRWRASDPAVTAALTEHSALIADEVLATDFAQGEADETYGTPFTDEALTLTFRLRKA from the coding sequence ATGACAGAGCCGACGTACCGCCAGGTGCCCGCCCAGGTCGACCTGCCCGCGCTCGAGCACGCCGTGCTCGACTTCTGGCGCGAGCAGAAGATCTTCGCCAAGAGCCTGGATCAGTCCGAGGGCCGCCCCGAGTGGGTGTTCTACGAGGGCCCGCCCACCGCCAACGGCATGCCCGGCGCCCACCACATCGAGGCCCGCGTCTTCAAGGACGTCTTCCCCCGCTTCCGCACCATGCGCGGCTACCACGTGGCCCGCAAGGCCGGCTGGGACTGCCATGGCCTCCCCGTGGAGCTGGCGGTCGAGAAGGAGCTCGGCTTCAGCGGCAAGAAGGACATCGAGGCGTTCGGCATCGCCGAGTTCAACGCCAAGTGCCGCGATTCCGTGCTCCGCCACACCGACGCGTTCTCCGAGCTGACGACCCGCATGGGCTACTGGGTCGACCTCGACGACGCCTACGTCACGATGGACCCCGAGTACATCGAGTCGGTCTGGTGGTCGCTCAAGGAGATCTTCGACAAGGGCCTGCTCGTCCAGGACCACCGCGTCGCCCCCTGGTGCCCCCGCTGCGGCACGGGCCTGTCGGACCACGAGCTGGCACAGGGCTACGAGACGGTCGTCGACCCCTCGGTGTACGTCCGTTTCCCGCTCACCTCCGGTCCGCTCGCCGGCGAGGCGGCGCTCCTGGTGTGGACGACCACGCCGTGGACCCTGGTGTCCAACACGGCGGTCGCCGCCCACCCCGAGGTCACCTACGTCGTCGCGACGAACGGCGAGGAGAAGATCGTCGTCGCCGAGCCGCTCGTCGCCAAGGCCCTCGGCGAGGGCTGGGAGACCACCGGCCAGTCCTTCACCGGCGCCGAGATGGAGCGCTGGACGTACCAACGACCGTTCGAACTGGTCGAGTTCCCGGCCGAGGCGCATTTCGTCGTCAACGCCGACTACGTCACGACCGAGGACGGTACGGGTCTGGTGCACCAGTCCCCCGCCTTCGGTGAGGACGACCTCAAGGTCTGCCGCGGGTACGGCCTGCCGGTGGTCAACCCGGTGCGCCCCGACGGCACGTTCGAGGAGGACGTCCCGATGGTCGGCGGCGTCTTCTTCAAGAAGGCGGACGAGAAGCTCACCGAGGACCTCCAGAACCGCGGCCTCCTCTTCAAGCACATCCCGTACGAGCACAGCTACCCGCACTGCTGGCGCTGCCACACCGCGCTTCTCTACTACGCGCAGCCGTCCTGGTACATCCGCACCACCGCCGTCAAGGACCGCCTCCTCCAGGAGAACGAGAAGACCAACTGGTTCCCGGACACGGTCAAGCACGGCCGCTTCGGCGACTGGCTGAACAACAACATCGACTGGGCGCTCTCGCGCAGCCGTTACTGGGGCACCCCGCTGCCGATCTGGCGCTGCGAGGACGACCACCTCACCTGCGTCGGCTCACGCGCGGAGCTCACGGAGCTGACGGGCACGGACCAGTCGGCCCTCGACCCGCACCGCCCGTTCATCGACGACGTCACCTTCGCCTGCCCGCAGTGCGAGAAGACGGCCACACGCGTGCCGGAGGTCATCGACGCCTGGTACGACTCGGGTTCGATGCCGTTCGCGCAGTGGGGCTACCCGTACAAGAACAAGGACCTGTTCGAGTCCCGCTACCCGGCCCAGTTCATCAGCGAGGCCATCGACCAGACCCGCGGCTGGTTCTACACGCTGATGGCCGTCGGCACCCTGGTCTTCGACAAGTCCTCGTACGAGAACGTCGTCTGCCTCGGCCACATCCTCGCCGAGGACGGCCGCAAGATGTCCAAGCACCTGGGCAACATCCTGCAGCCGATCCCGCTGATGGACCAGCACGGCGCCGACGCGGTCCGCTGGTTCATGGCGGCCGGCGGCTCCCCGTGGGCGGCCCGCCGCGTCGGCCACGGCACCATCCAGGAGGTCGTCCGCAAGACGCTCCTGACGTACTGGAACACGGTCGCTTTCCAGGCCCTGTACGCCCGCACGTCGAACTGGGCGCCCAGCGCGGCGGACCCGGCCCCGGCGGACCGCCCGGTCCTCGACCGCTGGCTGCTCTCCGAACTCCACGCGCTCACCGACCAGGTGACGCAGGCACTGGAGGCGTACGACACCCAGCGCGCCGGAAAGCTGCTCTCGGCGTTCGTCGACGACCTCTCGAACTGGTACGTCCGCCGCTCGCGCCGCCGCTTCTGGCAGGGCGACAAGGCCGCGCTGCGCACGCTGCACGAGGTCGTCGAGACGATCACGAAGCTGATGGCCCCGCTGACCCCGTTCATCACCGAGCGGGTCTGGCAGGACCTGATCGTGCCGGTGTCCCCGGGCGCCCCCGAGTCCGTGCACCTGGCCGCCTGGCCGGAGGCGGACCTCTCCGCGATCGACCCGGAGCTGTCCAGGCAGATGGTCCTGGTCCGCCGCCTGGTGGAGCTGGGCCGGGCCACGCGTGCGGAGTCGGGCGTCAAGACCCGCCAGCCGCTGTCGCGCGCCCTGGTCGCGGTGACGGGCTTCGAGTCCCTGGACCCCGAGCTGCACACGCAGATCACGGAAGAGCTGAACGTCAGCTCGCTGGCGTCGCTGAGCGAGGTCGGCGGCAGCCTGGTCGACACGACCGCCAAGGCCAACTTCCGTGCCCTGGGCAAGCGGTTCGGCAAGCGCGTCCAGGACGTGGCCAAGGCAGTGGCGAACGCGGACGCGGCCGCGCTGTCCCTGGCCCTGCGCGAGGGCACGGCGTCGGTGGAGGTCGACGGCGAGACGATCACGCTCGCCCCGGACGAGGTGATCATCACGGAGACCCCGCGCGAGGGCTGGTCGGTGGCCTCCGACTCCGGTGCCACGGTCGCCCTGGACCTGGAGATCACGGAGGAGCTCCGCCGCGCGGGCCTCGCCCGTGACGCGATCCGCCTCATCCAGGAGGCCCGCAAGAACAGCGGCCTCGACGTGGCCGACCGTGTGGCGCTCCGCTGGAGGGCGTCCGACCCCGCGGTGACGGCCGCCCTTACCGAGCACTCGGCCCTGATCGCGGACGAGGTCCTCGCCACGGACTTCGCCCAGGGCGAGGCCGACGAGACATACGGCACACCCTTCACGGACGAGGCCCTCACGTTGACCTTCCGTCTGCGCAAGGCCTGA
- a CDS encoding rhodanese-like domain-containing protein produces MTALITRDELKTAIDTGSVTVVDTLGGEYYAKQHLPGALTLVLADVDAQASALLPDRDAAIVTYCSNPACPNSGQVADRLTALGYTDVRKYREGIQDWVEADLPTESA; encoded by the coding sequence ATGACGGCACTCATCACACGAGACGAGCTGAAGACAGCGATCGACACGGGCAGCGTGACCGTCGTCGACACGCTGGGCGGCGAGTACTACGCCAAGCAGCACCTGCCCGGCGCGCTCACCCTGGTCCTGGCCGACGTCGACGCCCAGGCATCCGCCCTGCTCCCCGACCGCGACGCCGCGATCGTCACCTACTGCTCCAACCCGGCCTGCCCCAACAGCGGACAGGTCGCCGACCGGCTCACCGCCCTCGGCTACACCGACGTCCGCAAGTACCGCGAAGGCATCCAGGACTGGGTCGAGGCGGACCTCCCCACCGAATCCGCCTGA